A window from Theobroma cacao cultivar B97-61/B2 chromosome 3, Criollo_cocoa_genome_V2, whole genome shotgun sequence encodes these proteins:
- the LOC18604231 gene encoding protein O-linked-mannose beta-1,4-N-acetylglucosaminyltransferase 2 → MGEKIMYDTIFARSFSRSDQKKLGYGAFLGCLLIALCFCLVFKPYTDPISVREFPISLSVFSFFKKIRISLISCMILTLVFQGLNSVPKRMKLVCNSETRSDFCEINGDIRIDAKSSTVLFSASPQESILEENSSRVIRPYTRKEDEHAMSTVKKWSIKPAVDNNTIPQCNQNHGVPAVLFSLGGYSGNNYHDFTDIIIPLYSTARLFDGEVKFLITDRNPWWIKKFQITLHKLSNYDVIDIDNEESIHCFTSVIVGLKRSPHELSIDTSKSPYSMKNFRQFLRSAYSLNKSTTIRMEDDGKARPRLLIVSRSRTRTFTNTDEIDRMARNLGYDVVVAEATNVPRFAEIVNSCDVMMGVHGAGLTNMVFLPENAILIQIIPIGGVEWPARTAFGEPSKDMNIRYLDYKIKTEESTLIQQYPPQHEVLNNPSSIWKQGWLAFKAVYLDNQNVNLDVNRFRPTLLRALELLHQ, encoded by the coding sequence ATGGGTGAGAAAATTATGTACGACACAATATTTGCTAGAAGCTTTAGTCGATCTGACCAGAAGAAGCTTGGATATGGTGCATTCCTTGGTTGTTTGCTCATTGCATTGTGCTTCTGCCTTGTTTTCAAGCCTTACACGGATCCAATATCAGTTCGTGAGTTCCCAATTTCCCTTTccgttttttcctttttcaagaaaattaggATTAGCCTGATTAGTTGTATGATTTTGACATTGGTTTTTCAAGGTTTGAATTCTGTACCGAAGAGAATGAAGTTAGTGTGCAATTCAGAGACAAGATCAGACTTCTGTGAGATCAATGGTGATATAAGGATTGATGCAAAATCCTCGACTGTTCTTTTCTCTGCTTCACCCCAAGAAAGCATCCTGGAAGAAAACAGCTCACGGGTTATCAGACCTTATACTCGAAAAGAAGACGAACATGCAATGAGTACGGTCAAGAAATGGTCCATCAAACCTGCGGTGGATAACAACACGATCCCTCAATGCAATCAAAATCATGGAGTTCCGGCCGTCCTCTTTTCCCTTGGCGGATATTCGGGAAACAACTACCATGACTTCACTGACATCATTATTCCGCTGTATTCGACTGCTCGACTGTTTGATGGTGAAGTCAAGTTTCTTATCACAGACAGAAATCCATGGTGGATTAAGAAGTTCCAAATCACACTGCATAAGCTGTCTAATTACGACGTTATCGACATTGATAATGAAGAAAGCATCCACTGTTTCACAAGTGTGATTGTTGGTCTCAAACGTAGCCCTCACGAGCTGAGTATTGATACCTCAAAATCACCATATTCAATGAAAAACTTCAGGCAGTTTTTGAGAAGTGCGTACTCCTTAAACAAGTCTACCACGATCAGGATGGAGGATGATGGAAAGGCAAGACCTCGGCTTCTCATTGTCTCAAGAAGCAGAACAAGAACGTTCACGAATACAGACGAAATTGACAGAATGGCTAGAAACTTGGGCTACGATGTAGTTGTAGCGGAGGCCACGAATGTACCAAGGTTTGCAGAAATAGTGAATTCTTGTGATGTTATGATGGGAGTTCATGGAGCTGGCCTAACCAACATGGTTTTTCTACCTGAGAATGccattttgattcaaataattCCAATTGGAGGGGTGGAATGGCCGGCCAGAACTGCTTTTGGAGAGCCTTCCAAGGACATGAACATACGGTACTTAGATTATAAGATTAAAACAGAAGAGAGTACCTTGATACAACAATATCCACCACAGCATGAGGTTTTAAACAATCCATCCTCCATTTGGAAACAAGGTTGGTTGGCATTCAAGGCAGTGTATTTGGATAATCAGAATGTCAACCTTGATGTGAATAGGTTCAGACCCACTTTGCTAAGAGCTCTTGAGCTTTTACATCAGTAA
- the LOC18604230 gene encoding palmitoyl-acyl carrier protein thioesterase, chloroplastic produces the protein MASLHFPAGFSFTCSYSREQKLRIKVGAFSRISTAKVSGKIPRTAICKYRRMVSAESLAELGSITKTRTRQNIPTKKQLIDSFRRGIIVEGGVGYRQTVVIRSCEIGADKTATLESLLNLLQETALNHVWISGLLGDGFGATHGMIRNNLIWVVTRMQLQVDQYPTWGEVVEVDTWVGASGKNGMRRDWLIRSHVTGLVYVRATSTWVMMNQKTRRLSKMPEEVRAEISPWFIEKNAIQENTPETIKKLDNTVKYINSKLKPKRTDLDMNNHVNNVKYVNWMLEAIPEIFLEGYQLFSMTLEYRRECGSSDTVQSLCQPDEDGAFQDEVQDDNGKTHKEQSQVSELEGDASSSGSPLSFTHLLQMTGDSKTDEIVRGRTTWKRKPWLFH, from the exons ATGGCCTCCCTCCACTTTCCTGCCGGGTTTTCTTTCACATGTTCCTACAGTCGAGAGCAAAAGCTACGCATCAAAGTCGGTGCATTTTCTAGAATAAGTACTGCCAAGGTTAGTGGAAAGATCCCAAGGACTGCTATTTGCAAATACAGAAGGATGGTTTCAGCTGAATCATTGGCAGAACTTGGCTCTATCACCAAGACACGAACACGACAAAATATCCCAACCAAGAAGCAGTTGATTGATTCATTTCGCCGGGGAATAATCGTCGAAGGAGGTGTTGGATACAGACAGACTGTTGTTATAAGGTCATGTGAAATTGGTGCTGATAAAACTGCTACATTGGAGAGCCTCCTTAATCTACTTCAG GAAACAGCGCTGAATCATGTGTGGATTTCAGGACTTCTCGGCGATGGATTTGGTGCCACACATGGGATGATTAGGAATAATCTCATTTGGGTGGTAACTAGGATGCAACTTCAAGTTGATCAGTACCCAACCTG GGGTGAAGTGGTGGAGGTTGACACATGGGTCGGGGCATCAGGGAAAAATGGAATGCGAAGAGACTGGCTTATCCGAAGTCATGTCACTGGACTAGTATATGTCCGTGCAACGAG CACCTGGGTGATGATGAACCAAAAAACAAGACGTCTCTCCAAAATGCCAGAAGAAGTTAGAGCTGAGATCTCACCTTGGTTTATCGAGAAGAATGCAATCCAAGAAAATACTCCTGAAACTATCAAAAAACTAGACAACACCGTAAAGTACATAAACAGCAAACTGAAG CCCAAGCGGACTGACCTGGACATGAACAATCACGTCAATAATGTTAAGTACGTGAACTGGATGCTTGAG GCCATCCCCGAAATTTTTCTCGAGGGCTACCAATTGTTCAGTATGACACTGGAGTATAGAAGAGAATGTGGAAGCTCAGATACAGTTCAATCTCTGTGTCAACCTGATGAAGATGGAGCATTTCAGGATGAAGTTCAAGACGATAATGGTAAAACTCACAAGGAGCAATCACAGGTATCAGAGTTGGAAGGAGATGCATCCTCTAGCGGATCCCCGTTAAGCTTTACACATCTCCTCCAAATGACAGGTGACTCCAAAActgatgagattgtgagagGAAGAACCACATGGAAAAGAAAGCCTTGGCTATTCCACTGA